CTCGTTGGCAAGCAGCGCAATGTTCAGGTCCTGCTCGGGGAAGTGAAGGGATTAGATGCCAAGAAGCGACAAATCAATTTCAGCGAAAAGGTCATCAGCTACGACCATTTAGTGCTGGCATCGGGCTCAGGCAGCACCTATTTCGGCCATGAAGAATGGCGCACCTTTGCGCCACCGATGAAAATTCTTGAGCATGCCCAGGAGATTCGTCGTCGCTTGCTGATGGCCATGGAGCAGGCAGAGCAAACACCTGATCCAGCGGCGCGCAAATTTCTTCAAACCGTGGTGATTGTGGGAGGGGGCCCTACGGGGTGCGAAATGGCAGGTGCCACCTCCGAATTAATGCGCAATGCCATGCGCCGTGAGTTCAAACAGCTCGATCCTGATGATTCAAGAATTATCGTGATCGACCCGGGCGATCGCTTGCTGAGGGCGATGCCTGAGTCGCTATCGGCCTCTGCCCAAAAGACACTGGAATCTCTTGGGGTAGAAACCCTCTTCAAAGGGCGGGTTCAGAGCATGCAGCCGGGAGAGGTCAGCGTTGGCACTCCAGATGGCGAGCAAACGATCCAAGCGGCAACCGTGATTTGGACGGCCGGGGTGCGCCCGTCTCACCTTGGCAAGACCCTTGCAGCCTCGATCGATTGTGCATTGGATCGTGGTGGTCGGGTCATCGTTCAACCCGACTTCAGCGTGAAAGACCATCCAGAGATTCGGGTCGTGGGCGATCTCTGCAGCTACAAACACACCTCCACGGGCAATCCTCTACCGGGCATGGCCGGACCAGCAACGCAAGCTGGGGGCTTCGTCGGCAAGGACATCGCAGCGATCATCGGTGGACGCCAGCGCCCGAACTTCAAATGGTTTGATTTCGGCAGCATGGCTGTGCTGGATCGTGTTGCGGCCGTTGCTGATCTGCGCGGCTTCAAATTCAGCGGGAGCCCAGGTTGGGCGGTTTGGGCAGCCGCACACCTGGCTTTCATGCCCGATCGAGAAAATCGCTGGTCCTTGCTGATCAAGTGGATGTTTGCGGTTCTGTCACAGCAACGTTCATCGATGCTGCTCACAGGCATGCCATGTCAGCACATCGGTCTCGACTCTGCAGACGCACCGTTCCCAATGAACAGCGGCAGTGGCCCCTCGATTGCCGCTCCAGATGCGGCACTGAAAGCAGCCATGGATTACTACTCCAAGTCCGTGTCTGGTGTGCGTGTTCAGGATGGCGAAGCAGCCCGCGATGAATCCGCCACAGGATCAGACGCCGCCATCAAATAAAGCAGCGCCATCCTGATCGGGATTCCATTGCGAACTTGATCCTCCACCAAGCAGATCGAGCGGTCATCCAAGAGGGCACCGCTCATTTCAACCCCACGATTCACAGGGCCTGGATGCAGCACAGGGCCTGAAAAAGAGCAGCGTCGCAACCGCTCATGGGTGAGCCCATAGTCACGGTGATAGCGATCCAGATCCGTGAGCAGATGATCGGTCATGCGTTCTTGTTGTAAACGCAACGTCATCACAGCGTCCGCACCCGACAAGCATTCATCCAGGTTGCGGCTGATCTGCAGCCTTCCACGCTGAGGGACAGGATCAACCGCTTGCCCAGGCGGAGGAGCATGCAAGAAGTCTGCGAAGGCATCGGGCACAAGACTGGGCGGCCCGCACAGCACCACATCCGCGCCGCAGGCACTGAGAGCCCAGAGGTTGGAGCGCGCTACGCGCGAATGCAACACATCGCCAACAATCCCAATGCGCTTGCCCTGCAAGGCCTCGGGTTGAGGGCGATGGGGATCGAAATGGTGCGCGAGCGTATAGAGGTCGAGCAAACCCTGGCTGGGGTGACTGTGCTGACCATCCCCCCCATTCAGCACAACGGTGCGCTCGCCGGCTTGATCCAACTCATGGGCCAGCTGGGCGGGGACATCCGTGCAGCGATGACGGATCACCAGCACATCCGCCCCCATCGCGACATAGGTGCGCGCTGTATCGAGCAGGGATTCGCCTTTGCTCAGAGAGCTGCTCGACGGGGAAAAACTCTGCACATCAGCAGACAAGCGCTTAGCGGCCAGCTCAAAGCTGCTGCGCGTACGCGTGCTGGGCTCAAAAAACAAGGTGGCCACCAATCGGCCCTGCAACGCCGGGAGTTTGCGAGCGCCCGTCACCGGCATCGAGCGAAAACGATGGGCAAGCTCGAGCACGGTGGCGTAGTCGTCTCGCGAGAACGCCGCCAAATCGAGCACATGCCGGTGCGACCACCCACTCATCGCTGCCACTCCAGCGGTGGAATGAACGCCTGGTTCAAAGCAGGCATCCGATCACCTTTGGCACGCCGGCTCACGCTGCGGGAGGCCCGCTTGTACCAACGCCAGGGCAAGTCCTGGGCCTGAGAGATTCCGATCCGCGTGGTGGTCACAAGCTCAAGGCTGTTGAGAACGGAGGGCCTTGGGGCCAACCACAGTTCATTCTCGCCACAGGCGGAGCTGTTGTCATGAACGCGGCTGATTTCAAAACGACGGGACAGCAAACCAGGCCCCGCCGCAACCCGTTCAGGCTCGCCAGGCATGGCAACAGCACGAAGCAACACACCATTGGCCCAATCACTGCGATCCGTCACCACATTCACGCAGTGGTGGATGCCATAGCTCACATACACATAAAACCGCCCTGGCTCGCCAAACAGGGTTTCGTTTTGCGGTGAGCGGCGGAGATAGCCGTGGCAGGCAGGCTCATCCTGGGAATACGCCTCCGTCTCCACAATCACGCCCCACAGCAACTCCCCAGAAAGTTGGCGTTTCACTAATAAACAGCCAATCAACTCAGGTCCCACCACCTCGGCAGGACGGCAGAAGAAGGATTTGGGTAGAGCTGGGAAATCCTTGGAGATGGGCTGGGTGGCTATGGGCGTGGCTGGAGCAACAACCTTTCTTCACCTAAGTCTGACAACGCTGCTTGAATAAGAGACAATTGAATGATCTACATTCTTTCCCTGATGTCAGAAGAGCAACTCCAAGCGTTCCTTGAAAAGGTTCAAGGCGACACCAGCCTTCAGGAGAAACTCAAAGCAGCTGCTGATGCCAATGCTGTTACTGCGATTGCAAAAGAAGCAGGTTTCATTATTTCTGCTGATGATCTAACTAAGGCTCAATCCGAACTTTCAGAACGAGAGCTGGAAGGCGTAGCTGGAGGGAACAAGAATGAGCTGATTACTGGGTGGCTATGCGACTGGGGCTGGGGCTAATCGGAATCTGATCAGAGTAAATGTTCACTTAAGTAAATGTTCACTTGTTAGCACACTCAAACCCCCTGCCGCCGTAGGGGTTTTTTATTTCTTCAATCAACACCATAAACCCTTAAATCAGCCTTTGATACCTGGCACCATTACAAAGTAGAAAGTTGCCTTGATGACTTATTTGGAAGGAACTAATCAGAAATAGTTATACATATTCACAACGAATCTACCCTTGACTTAATTTACTCTAAAAGTATTTATATTCCCTAGATTAATCACCACAGCTTGAAGATTTGATCACCATCACGAATGCCATTGGCTCGTCTAAATCTCACCGCAAACTGATGCCACTCCTCTGGTATTTGATTGAGCCGAATATCAAATGCAAAGGGTAACTTCTGCTGTCCTGGTGAGACCCGGCTCTTCCTGCTTTGACTGCTTCTACCTTTTTCAACCAGCCGTTTCAGCATCCGTGAGCCCCAGTGGCACTTGGGAGCACCTTTGGCGTGATGACAATACTTCTGGCAGAAACGCTCATAACGCTTGGAGCATCCCTCCAATGTTGGCGCCAGTTGCAGGAAACTTGGGTGCCATTCGCTGATGCCATCACTCGCCAATCTGTCGTAGTGCCCATAGTTGGAATAGGGGTCATAAAACCCTTTTCTTATTCCTGCTGCCTTTGGATTGGCGTGGATATACCGCAAGGTGTTGAGCACTCGCCTGTGGTCTTTAGGCGCAATGGCAGTGGCGTAATACCTGGCTTCCCAAAAGTGCCCGCAACGACCACTCAGGCGGTTGAGTGCCATTGCTGAATACCAGCCAAACCAGTGCATCAGCTTTGGCAGTTGGCGTGCATCATCAGGTTTGATAAGCAGGTGCAGGTGATTTGCCATCAAACAAACGGCATACAACCTGTGGGGCACCTTGCCTTGTGCCTTGGCGAGCACTGCTAAAAGCACATCACGCCTCAATCCCTTAGCAATCAAAAACTGACGGCTGTTGCATCTGAGCGTGATGTGAAAGGAATGTCCTAGAGGAAGCCGACGAGATGATCGACCCATTCAATAAACGACCAGGTTCGCTGATTATCACTATCAACTTGCACTTAAATCATGATCTAGGCTCATCCAAATCAAAACCAGATAAGGGATCACAGACTCACCAAACATAAAACCAAACAATTCGCTTAAAAATAGGCTATGTAGCATCAGAAGCCCTTTACAAATCAAAAAACCAGCTTAAGATCGTAAGAATGAGCACCTGAGGAGAGAACAATAAGACTTTTTGCTCGAACCTCAGCTCTTGCAAGCCTGCTGGCATTGGTCGTGCTGCCAACAAAATCGGTAGAACTAAAGACAGGTGATAATAACAAAACAACAAGAGAACCAATTAGTAATCTTGTTCAAAAGATTCCAGAAACTGACTCAGATCAACTCGTCAGCAGGCTGGAAAGACTACAAGACAACACAAAAAACAACAGTATTGCCATTAATATTGAAGAGGCGATTGCACTTGGAGTAAAAAACAATCCAGACTTAGAAGTTGCTTTTAGAGACATACAAGCTCTTGAATGGCAACTCATCGCAGCAAAGAGAAGATGGTTCCCTAAGCTTAGTCTCAACGGTGGACAACCATTCACAGGGTATCGATGGGAGACATTTGTAGAAAACAACTATGCCGAAAAGAGGGACCTCTCGACCACCCAAACCACATCAGAAACTTACAGTACACAGGCAAGGGCAACTGTCAGCTGGGACTTTCTTGATCTCAGCAGACAAGCAGACATCAATGCAGCAGAAGATAAATTAAGAAGGCAAAAACTATTATTCAACGTAAGCGCAAGAAATCTAATTTTAAGAATCCAACAAGATTATTATGCCATTCAAAGCAGCGCTCAACTAATAGAAAGCTTTAAGGCAATCTATGCCATCAACAGGCAACAATTAAATATTCAAAAAGCAAGACAAGCGATTGGAATGTCAACAATACTTGACGTAGCGCAAACAGAATCCCAACTCTTCTCTCAGCTCAATCAACTTGTAGGCTATACGCAAAGTTACAACATACAAGCTGGAAGACTGGCTCAAAGCCTTGCACTTCCACCTGGAAAACTTGCAATTCCAAACAAGGAAGCTGCTCCTCAAGGGATATGGACACAAGATTTAAATCAGACCATTGATGAAGCACTGAAACAACGCGAAGAAGTACTTGCAAGCATTGCAGCAGCAGAAGCTGCAGAATGGGAGGGGATTGCAGCACTTAGGAAATACCTACCAGTCTTTTCGATTCAAGCAGATGGCAATCTAGATCTCACCAATCGATTTCAAACTACACTCATCACAGAACAACCACGAACAAATCGAATTAATGATAGAGAAAGATGGTCAGGAGCCATTGGCATTGGTTTTCGATGGAATGCATTCGATGGAGGAATTAGTGCAGCAAATGCACAATCACAATTCGCCCAGAGCCGCAAATTCCTCGCTGAAGCAAGCTTATCAAAATTAGAAATCACCCAGCAGGTTCAATCAAGTTATAGTCAAATGGAAACCGCACGGATAGGGATCAAAAGCGCGGAGCAGGCCTATCGCAGTGCGGAAATCGCCCAAGAAGCAGCAAGAGCACGATTGGATGTGGGCGTAGGAGATATTTTTAGCGTTGTACAAGCGATTGGTCTTCTTTCTAGTGCAGCAGTACAAAAATCACAATCTACTCTGAACTACAACAACTCGATTGCTGAACTTTATCGTTATTCGGCAAATTGGCCTTTAGATAGCTATAAAGATGTGGAGTTAAGAGTCAAAACAAATAACCAAACAACCAAGCCATGAGCCAACTTTTCAACGATCGAGCCCTGAAACAACGCCACAGAAGTGGGGATCGAAACGGACCGGTAACTTTACTCACTCCGCCATTGCGAGCAACGCTCGGATTGGGTGCGCTTATCGCATTAGCGGGTGGAGTATGGGCAACGTTCGCCAGAATTCCTGTGAGTGTACAAGGAAGTGGTGTCTTGCTACCGGTCAGTACAATCAACGCGAGCTTAAGTGGAACCAATGGAAGCGCAGTTTACATGTTTAACAAACCACAAAAAGAGTGGCATAAAAAAGCTCGATATTTTGCAACTTCCCCAGACAAAGTTACAAATGAAGAGCTCCTTAAGCTGGCAAAGTCTATCTATGAAGAGAGTTACAACACCGTATCTTTAGCGTCAGGAAGCAGTGCATCTGAAATTTTCGCTCGCAATCTCAAAGAAACCTTTACTGGACTAAAAGTGCCAAAAGGGCAGCTCATGATGTGGATTCAGTCATCAGGTGAGCTGGAGCGACTGAGCAGCACCATTGAAGATGTAGAACGAGCCATAGCAACAAATAAAGCTCAAAGAGAAAATATCGAGCGCAAACAAATCATCTTAGGAAAGGAGCTAAAGAGCAGATCCTCCTATCTACAAAGCATGAATGACTTAGCAAAAAAGGGGTTTGTCAATATGCAGAGCATCTTGCAAGAGCAGTCACAGGTTGACAACGTAAAGTCGCAGATACTCAACAACAATGATCAGCTAATTGAAATTATAAATAAGCTTGCAGAGTCATACTCTTCATTGCGAGGTCAAACAGCAAAGCTTATCAACAAACAATTAATCTATGCTGGACAAGATCTCTACATCTCAAGCATTATTCCGAATAATGGAGAGGGGGTTGGAGAAGGGGATGTACTGATGCAACTGAGCAACAATCAACTTGATCAACCAGTCATGGTTCCAGTTTTTCTGAGTAGCAAGGAAATGGCACAGGTCTTTCCAGGAATGCAAGCACTAGCAACACCGTCGGGATACAAGCGTTCAGAAGTGGGGGGGATACGCGGAAAAGTTGTATCGATGGCCAAATTACCTAGCGGACTTCAAGAAGTGAAAGCACGCACTGGCGTGAAAGCCCTAGCCCAATCCATTGTGTCTGAGGAACCTGTACCGACACTGGCTGTCGTAGCGCTCGAACAAAGTGATCAAAGCCCGATCAATGGTGGAGGCTATCGATGGAGTTCCGATTCAGACCTTCCCTATCCCCCAACACCGGGCGATTCATTGAGTGTAGAAATTACAACAAGAAAAGTAGCTCCAATCTCCTTGGTCATTCCTGCAATTCGCAGCTTTTTTGGAATTACCCCACCTGAAGCACCAAAA
This Synechococcus sp. WH 8016 DNA region includes the following protein-coding sequences:
- a CDS encoding transposase gives rise to the protein MGRSSRRLPLGHSFHITLRCNSRQFLIAKGLRRDVLLAVLAKAQGKVPHRLYAVCLMANHLHLLIKPDDARQLPKLMHWFGWYSAMALNRLSGRCGHFWEARYYATAIAPKDHRRVLNTLRYIHANPKAAGIRKGFYDPYSNYGHYDRLASDGISEWHPSFLQLAPTLEGCSKRYERFCQKYCHHAKGAPKCHWGSRMLKRLVEKGRSSQSRKSRVSPGQQKLPFAFDIRLNQIPEEWHQFAVRFRRANGIRDGDQIFKLW
- a CDS encoding aspartate carbamoyltransferase catalytic subunit, with translation MSGWSHRHVLDLAAFSRDDYATVLELAHRFRSMPVTGARKLPALQGRLVATLFFEPSTRTRSSFELAAKRLSADVQSFSPSSSSLSKGESLLDTARTYVAMGADVLVIRHRCTDVPAQLAHELDQAGERTVVLNGGDGQHSHPSQGLLDLYTLAHHFDPHRPQPEALQGKRIGIVGDVLHSRVARSNLWALSACGADVVLCGPPSLVPDAFADFLHAPPPGQAVDPVPQRGRLQISRNLDECLSGADAVMTLRLQQERMTDHLLTDLDRYHRDYGLTHERLRRCSFSGPVLHPGPVNRGVEMSGALLDDRSICLVEDQVRNGIPIRMALLYLMAASDPVADSSRAASPS
- a CDS encoding DNA-3-methyladenine glycosylase, translated to MVGPELIGCLLVKRQLSGELLWGVIVETEAYSQDEPACHGYLRRSPQNETLFGEPGRFYVYVSYGIHHCVNVVTDRSDWANGVLLRAVAMPGEPERVAAGPGLLSRRFEISRVHDNSSACGENELWLAPRPSVLNSLELVTTTRIGISQAQDLPWRWYKRASRSVSRRAKGDRMPALNQAFIPPLEWQR
- a CDS encoding TolC family protein — encoded protein: MLPTKSVELKTGDNNKTTREPISNLVQKIPETDSDQLVSRLERLQDNTKNNSIAINIEEAIALGVKNNPDLEVAFRDIQALEWQLIAAKRRWFPKLSLNGGQPFTGYRWETFVENNYAEKRDLSTTQTTSETYSTQARATVSWDFLDLSRQADINAAEDKLRRQKLLFNVSARNLILRIQQDYYAIQSSAQLIESFKAIYAINRQQLNIQKARQAIGMSTILDVAQTESQLFSQLNQLVGYTQSYNIQAGRLAQSLALPPGKLAIPNKEAAPQGIWTQDLNQTIDEALKQREEVLASIAAAEAAEWEGIAALRKYLPVFSIQADGNLDLTNRFQTTLITEQPRTNRINDRERWSGAIGIGFRWNAFDGGISAANAQSQFAQSRKFLAEASLSKLEITQQVQSSYSQMETARIGIKSAEQAYRSAEIAQEAARARLDVGVGDIFSVVQAIGLLSSAAVQKSQSTLNYNNSIAELYRYSANWPLDSYKDVELRVKTNNQTTKP
- a CDS encoding NAD(P)/FAD-dependent oxidoreductase, whose protein sequence is MAAEHFFLELEPPEERLRNAPHVVIVGGGFAGVRACKALAQAEVRITLIDKRNFNLFQPLLYQVATGLVAPGDVATPLRQLVGKQRNVQVLLGEVKGLDAKKRQINFSEKVISYDHLVLASGSGSTYFGHEEWRTFAPPMKILEHAQEIRRRLLMAMEQAEQTPDPAARKFLQTVVIVGGGPTGCEMAGATSELMRNAMRREFKQLDPDDSRIIVIDPGDRLLRAMPESLSASAQKTLESLGVETLFKGRVQSMQPGEVSVGTPDGEQTIQAATVIWTAGVRPSHLGKTLAASIDCALDRGGRVIVQPDFSVKDHPEIRVVGDLCSYKHTSTGNPLPGMAGPATQAGGFVGKDIAAIIGGRQRPNFKWFDFGSMAVLDRVAAVADLRGFKFSGSPGWAVWAAAHLAFMPDRENRWSLLIKWMFAVLSQQRSSMLLTGMPCQHIGLDSADAPFPMNSGSGPSIAAPDAALKAAMDYYSKSVSGVRVQDGEAARDESATGSDAAIK
- a CDS encoding Nif11-like leader peptide family natural product precursor, with the protein product MSEEQLQAFLEKVQGDTSLQEKLKAAADANAVTAIAKEAGFIISADDLTKAQSELSERELEGVAGGNKNELITGWLCDWGWG